One window of the Pseudokineococcus lusitanus genome contains the following:
- a CDS encoding NAD-dependent epimerase/dehydratase family protein has translation MSDDVLVTGASGMLGRAVARTLADAGHRVRTLQRSPSGLAGPRSGTGGTVADVALDLGDPGSAPALREALTGTDVVVHLAAKVSVSGPWADYRRTNVEGTQRLLDAARGAGVRRFVQVSSPSVAHAGDPLVGAPAGAADPDAARGSYARSKAMAELAALAADGPDLAVVAVRPHLVWGPGDTQLVARVVARSRAGRLPLLDGGTALVDSTYVDDAAEAVAAAAARAGDAEVHGRALVVSSGEPRTVGELLASLCRAHGAPAPERSVPAGLARAVGAAVEAVWAVRPGLGGADEPPMTRFLAEQLSTAHWFDQRETRRLLRWSPRVGLDEGFARLAAAAG, from the coding sequence ATGAGCGACGACGTCCTCGTCACCGGCGCCAGCGGGATGCTGGGGCGCGCCGTGGCCCGCACCCTCGCCGACGCGGGGCACCGGGTCCGGACGCTGCAGCGCAGCCCCAGCGGGCTGGCGGGGCCCCGCTCGGGCACCGGGGGGACGGTGGCCGACGTCGCGCTCGACCTCGGCGACCCGGGGTCGGCCCCGGCGCTGCGGGAGGCGCTGACGGGCACGGACGTCGTCGTCCACCTCGCCGCCAAGGTCTCGGTCTCCGGGCCGTGGGCCGACTACCGGCGCACCAACGTCGAGGGCACGCAGCGCCTGCTCGACGCCGCCCGCGGCGCCGGCGTGCGCCGCTTCGTGCAGGTCTCGTCGCCGTCGGTGGCCCACGCGGGCGACCCCCTCGTCGGCGCGCCGGCGGGGGCGGCCGACCCGGACGCGGCCCGCGGCTCCTACGCGCGCAGCAAGGCGATGGCCGAGCTGGCGGCCCTGGCCGCCGACGGGCCCGACCTCGCCGTCGTCGCCGTCCGGCCGCACCTCGTGTGGGGCCCCGGCGACACCCAGCTCGTCGCCCGCGTCGTCGCGCGCTCGCGCGCCGGCCGCCTGCCGCTGCTCGACGGCGGGACGGCGCTCGTCGACTCGACGTACGTGGACGACGCCGCCGAGGCGGTCGCCGCGGCGGCGGCCCGGGCGGGCGACGCGGAGGTCCACGGCCGCGCGCTCGTCGTCAGCAGCGGGGAGCCGCGGACGGTCGGCGAGCTGCTCGCGTCGCTGTGCCGCGCCCACGGCGCCCCGGCGCCGGAGCGCTCGGTGCCCGCCGGCCTGGCCCGCGCGGTCGGCGCTGCGGTGGAGGCGGTCTGGGCGGTCCGCCCGGGGCTCGGCGGCGCCGACGAGCCGCCCATGACGCGCTTCCTCGCCGAGCAGCTGTCGACGGCGCACTGGTTCGACCAGCGCGAGACCCGCCGCCTGCTGCGGTGGTCGCCGCGGGTCGGCCTGGACGAGGGCTTCGCGCGCCTCGCCGCGGCCGCGGGCTGA
- a CDS encoding aminoglycoside 3'-phosphotransferase gives MPTGAVPVPDLVRSVLPGRRLDPVWRNEAGGLTWRTDDAGPARHVKWTPHGAAALDIPAEAGRLRWLAGRVVVPEVVAVEHDDGGTVLVTATLPGRSAVDPRWLAAPEVAVTAVGRGLRAFHDALPVEGCPFSWTAEHRLARLRPDVPAEVRARLGDVPDVDHLVVAHGDACMPNTLLDDDGRPAAHVDVGALGLADRWADLAVASWSTAWNVGPGYEDLLLEAYGVERDDARVAYYRELWDASP, from the coding sequence GTGCCCACCGGCGCGGTCCCGGTGCCCGACCTCGTCCGGTCCGTGCTCCCCGGCCGGCGGCTGGACCCGGTGTGGCGCAACGAGGCCGGCGGGCTCACGTGGCGGACGGACGACGCGGGCCCGGCCCGCCACGTCAAGTGGACCCCGCACGGGGCGGCCGCCCTGGACATCCCCGCGGAGGCGGGGCGCCTGCGCTGGCTCGCCGGCCGGGTCGTCGTCCCGGAGGTCGTCGCCGTCGAGCACGACGACGGCGGGACGGTGCTCGTCACCGCCACGCTCCCCGGCCGCAGCGCCGTGGACCCGCGGTGGCTCGCTGCCCCCGAGGTCGCCGTCACCGCCGTCGGGCGGGGCCTGCGGGCGTTCCACGACGCGCTGCCGGTCGAGGGCTGCCCCTTCTCGTGGACGGCCGAGCACCGGCTGGCGCGGCTGCGCCCCGACGTCCCCGCCGAGGTCCGGGCCCGGCTGGGCGACGTCCCCGACGTCGACCACCTCGTCGTCGCCCACGGCGACGCGTGCATGCCGAACACGCTGCTCGACGACGACGGCCGCCCCGCGGCGCACGTCGACGTCGGCGCCCTCGGGCTGGCCGACCGCTGGGCCGACCTCGCCGTCGCCTCGTGGAGCACCGCCTGGAACGTCGGGCCCGGCTACGAGGACCTGCTCCTCGAGGCCTACGGGGTCGAGCGCGACGACGCCCGCGTCGCCTACTACCGGGAGCTCTGGGACGCGAGCCCCTGA
- a CDS encoding PPOX class F420-dependent oxidoreductase: MPQIATNTSVSREEMLEFCRPRHRVVLITHRRSDGGPQASPVSCGVDAEGRFVVSTYPERAKSGNVRATGRASVVVLSDEWDGPWMQVDGDAELLELPDALEPLVDYFRSISGEHPDWDEYREAMARQGKALVRITPTRWSPVATGGFPARLG, from the coding sequence ATGCCGCAGATCGCCACCAACACCTCGGTCTCCCGCGAGGAGATGCTCGAGTTCTGCCGTCCGCGTCACCGTGTCGTCCTCATCACGCACCGACGCTCGGACGGCGGGCCGCAGGCCTCTCCCGTATCGTGCGGCGTCGACGCCGAGGGGCGCTTCGTCGTCTCGACGTACCCGGAGCGGGCCAAGTCGGGCAACGTCCGGGCCACCGGGCGGGCCAGCGTCGTCGTGCTGTCGGACGAGTGGGACGGGCCGTGGATGCAGGTCGACGGCGACGCCGAGCTGCTCGAGCTGCCCGACGCCCTCGAGCCCCTCGTCGACTACTTCCGCTCGATCTCCGGCGAGCACCCGGACTGGGACGAGTACCGCGAGGCCATGGCGCGCCAGGGCAAGGCGCTCGTCCGCATCACGCCGACCCGCTGGAGCCCGGTCGCCACCGGCGGCTTCCCCGCCCGGCTGGGCTGA